The following are encoded in a window of Telmatobacter sp. DSM 110680 genomic DNA:
- the argG gene encoding argininosuccinate synthase, with amino-acid sequence MSVILESLPIGQKVGIAFSGGLDTSAALHWMKQKGAIPYAYTANLGQPDEVDYDAIPRAALEYGAAKARLIDCRGPLVREGIAALQAGAFHISTAGVTYFNTTPIGRAVTGTMLVTAMKEDDVNIWGDGSTFKGNDIERFYRYGLLANPELQVYKPWLDAAFIDELGGRTEMSEFMQRSGFAYKMSAEKAYSTDSNILGATHEAKDLEHLSSSIRIVVPIMGTASWRDDVEIRREEVTVRFEEGFPVALNGARFDDPVALLLEANLIGGRHGLGMSDQIENRIIEAKSRGIYEAPGLALLYIAYERLITGIHNEDTIEQYRENGRKLGRLLYQGRWFDPQAIMLRESAQRWVAKPVSGEVTLELRRGNDYSILNTESPNLTFHPERLSMEKTDSVFSPRDRIGQLTMRNLDITDTRAKLLTYAEAGLLTLNKGTEMPQLSGGKEKK; translated from the coding sequence ATGTCTGTAATTCTCGAATCATTGCCCATCGGCCAGAAGGTTGGAATTGCATTCTCCGGCGGGCTCGACACCTCCGCTGCTTTGCACTGGATGAAGCAGAAGGGTGCCATTCCATATGCCTATACCGCTAATCTTGGCCAGCCAGACGAGGTGGACTACGATGCCATTCCTCGCGCCGCTCTTGAATACGGTGCCGCAAAGGCTCGTTTAATAGACTGCCGCGGTCCGCTGGTCCGCGAAGGAATTGCAGCGCTGCAGGCAGGCGCTTTCCATATCAGCACCGCAGGCGTTACCTACTTCAACACCACTCCTATCGGACGCGCGGTCACGGGCACCATGCTGGTGACTGCTATGAAGGAAGACGACGTCAACATCTGGGGGGACGGCTCTACTTTCAAGGGCAACGACATCGAGCGCTTCTATCGTTACGGTTTATTGGCCAACCCTGAACTGCAGGTTTACAAGCCGTGGCTCGACGCGGCTTTCATCGACGAGTTGGGCGGTCGCACCGAAATGTCGGAGTTCATGCAGCGCTCCGGCTTCGCTTACAAAATGTCAGCCGAGAAGGCTTACTCCACCGACTCCAATATTTTGGGAGCTACCCACGAAGCGAAGGACCTGGAACATCTTTCCTCATCGATCCGGATTGTTGTTCCGATCATGGGGACAGCCTCCTGGCGGGACGACGTCGAGATTCGTCGCGAAGAGGTTACGGTCCGCTTCGAAGAAGGATTTCCGGTGGCACTTAACGGAGCGCGGTTCGATGACCCTGTCGCGCTGCTGCTCGAAGCAAACCTGATTGGCGGCCGGCACGGCTTGGGCATGTCGGATCAGATTGAGAATCGCATCATCGAGGCCAAGAGCCGCGGCATCTACGAGGCTCCAGGGCTGGCGTTGTTGTACATCGCATACGAGCGTCTGATTACCGGTATCCATAATGAGGACACGATCGAGCAGTATCGCGAGAATGGCCGCAAACTTGGCAGACTGCTCTATCAGGGCCGGTGGTTCGATCCTCAGGCCATCATGCTGCGCGAATCGGCTCAGCGCTGGGTGGCAAAACCCGTCAGCGGCGAGGTGACGCTTGAACTGCGCCGTGGGAACGACTATTCGATCCTCAACACCGAATCGCCGAATCTCACTTTCCACCCCGAGCGCTTGAGCATGGAGAAAACTGATTCTGTTTTTTCTCCGCGCGATCGTATCGGCCAACTGACGATGCGCAATCTGGATATTACGGATACACGGGCAAAGCTCCTCACGTATGCCGAAGCCGGTCTCCTTACTTTGAATAAAGGCACGGAGATGCCCCAGTTGAGCGGCGGTAAGGAAAAGAAATAG